The Dreissena polymorpha isolate Duluth1 chromosome 4, UMN_Dpol_1.0, whole genome shotgun sequence region AAATTATTGTCATCACCATGAAGTACACATATGTTAGAAACTTTTACCATGAAGAGTGACCCAAACATTCTTGAGTGCCCTTTGACTTCAGCCATGTTTATGGAAGAAGCATTTCTCAAGCGATTTATTTGAAACTTAACATATTTCATGGCCATTAGGTTTAGATGTGAAGCGCAAAATACTTGTATGCAGTGATCTGTTTGCCTTTGAACTTATCCTTAGAATAACGATGCTAATTACCTCTGAAATAGGGGTGTgttttttattcatgtttgtgATTAAGctcttatttatatttaattttaattaaaacagtCTATTATGTAAAGTTAGAATACGGCATTAATTCTAGAATGGACTGTTTCAGCACCGTATGGGCAAGCCCCTTTTGCTCATACACCGCACGGGCAAACCCCCTTTGCTAATGCACCGCatgtgtatgagcaaagggggtttgcccatgcagtgcatgagcaaaggggatttgcccatgcggtgcatgagcaaagggggGTTAgcccatgcggtgtatgagcaaagggagtttgcccatgcggtgcatgagcaaaggtccatctatttttaattgataactcTATAATTTATGGCTTTTatctttgtttttatgaccactgACATTTGCATGGTCAAAACCAAGCAAATGAAGCTGTAACAGTCCATTCTAGAATTATTGTTGCATTCCAACTTTACAtaagttaattaatttatttatttagcaaCATGCCACGTCACAGTTTGTATTCCATTATTGTGATTTTGTTTTTCTTACATTTGGTTGCCAACGTGCACACAATTTATCAATGTATTCGTCTATTTTAAGGTGTGACTTGATCCCATTTTTTCATGTATCATAGTTTTAGCTTGTGTTTTGTGGTTTAAGTAGTGGATCGGAACGAGAATTGCTATCCTGTAAGACCTTTTTGAGTTTGATTGTTTGCTACTGTATTGATATTGCCATTCTTATAACTTGTTCTTTTGCGTGAATATTGCACTTGTTGATAATGGTTTTTATCATGCAACATCTGGCCTGTAATTAAGATGCAATATGAGTtactattaaaatatatatcattaagacaatttTATTAGATTAAGATCATGCTACATTATTTCATAGAGTCATTTCCATATGAACTGTATCATACACAAATGGGTTGTATGTCTTATGCCATAGGCATCCGTGCAGTCAGGTCCAGAGCTACTGAGCTACCCACCCAAGGTTCTTGGTTTCAtagtagctccttaccagactagCAAATGTATGACTGTTCTGGAGCTTGTAACTCTTGGCGCTTTTGGCATAAGACCTTATTTTGCATGACTCGGGATATATGCAATAAGATGTACACAGTTTGTAGAAATGTTAGTTTCGTTTATTGTGTGGTATATAAATAAGACTGATAATAAACTTACAACTTATTTTGATTCCAGATTACAATTATTAACTTAAATCTATTTCTCAAGGCACAATGACTGGGCTTCAACGCAATTTGATTGCCCAgtctaaaaatattttcaaaatgctCATGTTCATAGGAGAAAATAAATTGCTTGTTAAACGCAACATGGCCGTTTCATTATTGAACAGtttaataaatacttttgaatgaaactatttttaacaatacAAGCATGTTGAAAAACCAATGTATTCAAAATGTTGATCAATCAAGTTAATATGACCTCTTTCCAAGGCAATAATTGTTAAGAATATTTACAGAGATCAAACCTAATAACCAAGCAATTATCATAAGTGGTATAAACATGCGAGAAAATTCATGAAATTGAAGGAATTTTGCTTGGATATCACATGTTATTTTGGCGACTGTTATATAGTGTTACAACACCTGATTTCTGAGGTTATGTTTTCAGGCTGTGTATGGTGGACGCATTTTAGGCCGTAGGCAAACCAGTCTGAAAGTGAACCCCGTCTTCACTGACCACCAGGCCACTTTCAATGCTGAAGACGACCAAAACATATCCTTGCATGTCACCATGTACGAGACATTCCCAAGAACAAAAGACCGGCAGTTGAGCAATCCAGTCACACAGGGTGAGAAAATGGTCCATAATGGCCAACTTACAAATGGTCATCTAAGAGTTGCAAATGGTGTCCATGGGGTTTATTCAGGAAAAGAGGTATACATTGATGAAGAAAATCAGTTAATGGACGTTAACAGGAATACTTTAACTCAAAGTAAAACATTTGATAGTTTCTTGAGGATCAGTCAAGAGGTACATGAAGACATCCCAGTGTATGCAAAAGTGACTAAGAAAAGAAACCTTCCAGAACTGCTAGGGCCACTTAACAATGAGAAAATTCAGGTAGATGTGACTGCTGAAATTGATGACAAAGAAGGTGAatctaaaaatgaaaatattaatgatCAAAATAAAAGTAAGTTTGATGaaaagcaaaaataccaaaaatcagGCAGTTCAGACAGTTTAGTGAGAAAGAATGAAGATTCGCATGAAGATGGTTTGAAGGACGTACATTGCTACGAAAATAAAGGTTTGGTGAATGATGAAGGCAAAAACAATAGCCATGGATCAAATTTAGCAGCAGAATCAAGTGTTTTAACAAGAACTGATTCATTTACTTTACTTTCACAATCAAAAAATATATTACCTAATTCTCAATTTTCCTCCAGTCCTTTGATTCCTCATGATTATCAGATAAACTCAGAAGATGAAAGTGAAGGCAAAGAGGTTGTGTCAACAGAAATACTGACAGAAGTAATAGTTCACAAGGTTGATGAACCTAGTATAAATTGCAGTGATTTAAAAAGATGTTCTCATAAACTGTGTCGCCAAGAGAACTTGTGTGATAGTTTAGATGAGATGGAAGATGATTGGCCTGATCTTGATACTTTGGTTAGATCAGATAATGATGCTATAGTCGAAGTTGACAATCAAACTCATGATGTGCCTTATCCCAGAGTGCGTTCAGTATCTGATGTTGTTGACCCAGACTATGCT contains the following coding sequences:
- the LOC127878696 gene encoding uncharacterized protein LOC127878696, with the translated sequence MEYCHGFGVNKFDHPEWGDMASVQSGPELLSYPPKVLGFIVAPYQTSKCMTVLELAVYGGRILGRRQTSLKVNPVFTDHQATFNAEDDQNISLHVTMYETFPRTKDRQLSNPVTQGEKMVHNGQLTNGHLRVANGVHGVYSGKEVYIDEENQLMDVNRNTLTQSKTFDSFLRISQEVHEDIPVYAKVTKKRNLPELLGPLNNEKIQVDVTAEIDDKEGESKNENINDQNKSKFDEKQKYQKSGSSDSLVRKNEDSHEDGLKDVHCYENKGLVNDEGKNNSHGSNLAAESSVLTRTDSFTLLSQSKNILPNSQFSSSPLIPHDYQINSEDESEGKEVVSTEILTEVIVHKVDEPSINCSDLKRCSHKLCRQENLCDSLDEMEDDWPDLDTLVRSDNDAIVEVDNQTHDVPYPRVRSVSDVVDPDYATIESVNEIGENEDLKAKEGTYKKNTKSSKVSSKGSTINEGSTRTLKSILTSSSNISHLSESQNGEHKRSVSESEIHEVKSVKFSQDTVFNENKSNKYKQEKINLRDIYCGKISSDAAMAKLNPLFMDDEGKTGSLTDDEKLAYQLTLKNAMKLSKGKAGSLNQPSYLEQYLILKAHGLKAGDGIERLPEWMDKPDYHRLIQRTLAKERRKCVCKWTLVILTVFAITAVATVLGIHFTEGL